A genomic window from Desulfonatronovibrio magnus includes:
- a CDS encoding FlgO family outer membrane protein: MKKFCFSLFFVLIFYAGQAPVYAWSPVAHHGFTRVEGFPAIAYQAADALEYNLSADISRTLPILFSSFVNLNDFNSTSTLGRILGEHIGSRFSQHGYNVIELRLRKNSLHISEKTGEFAMSRNMNLIRDSWNAQAVISGYYHIVHDRAIVSVRLVSTIDNSILSSHDFSFKLNRYLMDMVETETLVATVDKKEEEARVPPGPISTGRIELSISRSTDAKIIQTRLAELDLYLDRIDGIWGRNSKIALERFKSRHQLARPDRWDMPTQLKLFQGTGQ; encoded by the coding sequence ATGAAAAAATTTTGTTTTTCGTTATTTTTTGTTCTGATTTTCTACGCAGGACAAGCTCCGGTTTATGCCTGGTCACCGGTTGCCCACCATGGCTTTACGAGAGTGGAGGGTTTTCCTGCGATAGCATATCAGGCAGCTGATGCTCTCGAATACAACCTGAGTGCAGATATAAGCAGAACTTTGCCCATACTGTTTTCAAGTTTTGTGAATTTAAATGACTTTAACTCAACTTCCACGCTGGGAAGAATTTTAGGTGAGCACATTGGTTCAAGGTTTTCCCAGCACGGTTATAATGTAATAGAACTGAGACTCAGAAAGAACTCACTTCATATTAGTGAAAAAACAGGTGAGTTTGCCATGTCAAGAAACATGAATCTTATCAGAGATTCCTGGAACGCACAGGCAGTTATATCCGGATATTACCACATAGTACATGACAGAGCTATTGTTTCAGTCAGGCTGGTTAGCACTATTGATAATTCCATACTGTCTTCACACGACTTTTCCTTTAAGCTTAACAGATATTTAATGGACATGGTTGAGACTGAGACACTGGTCGCAACTGTAGATAAGAAAGAAGAGGAAGCCAGGGTTCCTCCAGGCCCCATATCAACAGGAAGAATTGAACTTAGTATTTCCAGAAGTACTGATGCCAAAATCATCCAGACCAGACTTGCAGAACTGGATCTTTATCTGGACAGAATAGACGGCATTTGGGGAAGAAACTCCAAAATAGCCCTGGAAAGATTCAAGTCAAGACATCAGCTTGCCAGGCCTGACAGGTGGGACATGCCTACTCAGCTTAAACTATTTCAGGGAACCGGGCAATAA